Proteins encoded by one window of Halichondria panicea chromosome 8, odHalPani1.1, whole genome shotgun sequence:
- the LOC135339930 gene encoding putative phospholipase B-like 2 — MYHHHHPQQQHAMCTRKPHLFTVSLLLSLLLVGQSVEVRQLSAIRKGPWHHEIVEGPHPDAVVSATFNNTINLTGWATLEIVDLRSPDSPQKMLDQEVAYVAGLMEGNLTGPLMLMQWKNTMANYCTDNPELCSKIDDFIVKNNDFTQKLDSDDPYWHQIYLFALQIMGLMDGYGDLDIEQLPDFSFIFFQLHGDLNDLESALGGGNKSYSHVLGSGSCSALIKPLPDHSDILIGHDTWTSYYNMLRIYKLYDFKFHMSHSDKRLIPGHRQSFSSYPGRLYSGDDFYVLGSGLVTMETSIENFNPDLWKFVTPESVFENYRVVAANRLASSGKEWTSIFSKYNSGTYNNQWMVVDYKLFQPGAKDLKEGLLWVLEQLPNKTVAFDKTDMLIKQEYWASYNIPFYPSIYQMSGTAEMAAKYGDWFDWYHCPRAKIFSRNHSDVTDLDSMVDLMRYNNFQHDPLSSCKCTPPYSAENGIAARSDLNPADGTYPLPALGHRAHGAIDMKVTNYKMFQSHSCMASSGPTFEEQPPFQWSKSGFTPVPLGHPDVWNFKPVHVSWNS, encoded by the exons AtgtatcatcatcatcatccacAGCAGCAGCATGCAATGTGTACACGTAAGCCCCACTTGTTCACAGTTTCATTGCTCCTGAGTTTGCTCCTTGTGGGTCAAAGTGTGGAAGTAAGACAATTGTCAGCAATCAGGAAGGGTCCATGGCATCACGAGATTGTGGAAGGCCCTCACCCTGATGCAGTTGTCAGTGCCACTTTTAACAACACTATTAACCTCACTGG TTGGGCAACTCTGGAGATTGTTGACCTTCGCTCTCCGGACTCACCTCAAAAGATGCTGGACCAGGAGGTGGCTTACGTAGCCGGGCTGATGGAGGGCAACCTCACGGGCCCACTCATGCTTATGCAGTGGAAGAACACAATGGCCAACTATTGCACAGATAACCCAGAGCTCTGCTCCAAGATTGATGACTTTATCGTTAAGAACAATGACTTCACACAAAAGCTAGACAGTGATGACCCCTACTGGCACCAG ATCTACTTGTTCGCACTCCAAATCATGGGCCTCATGGACGGATATGGTGACTTGGATATTGAACAGCTTCCCGACTTCTCTTTTAT ATTCTTTCAACTTCATGGAGACTTAAATGACCTGGAGTCAGCCTTAGGCGGAGGCAACAAGTCCTATTCCCATGTTCTGGGCTCCGGATCTTGTTCAGCACTGATTAAACCACTCCCTGATCACTCTGATATTTTAATCGGTCACGACACTTGGACCAGTTACTATAATATGTTGCGGATCTACAAGTTGTATGACTTCAAGTTTCACATGAGCCATTCAGACA AGCGACTGATTCCCGGACACAGGCAGAGTTTCTCTTCTTACCCCGGTCGTCTGTACAGTGGTGATGACTTCTACGTATTGGGATCAGGACTG GTGACCATGGAGACCAGCATAGAGAACTTCAACCCTGACCTATGGAAGTTTGTAACCCCTGAGAGTGTGTTTGAGAACTATCGCGTGGTGGCAGCCAATCGGTTGGCCTCGTCAGGGAAGGAGTGGACCTCTATATTCAGCAAGTACAACAGTGGAAC GTACAACAATCAGTGGATGGTGGTTGACTACAAGCTGTTTCAGCCTGGGGCAAAAGATCTCAAGGAAGGACTGCTCTGGGTGCTCGAGCAATTACC AAACAAGACGGTAGCATTTGACAAGACTGACATGCTAATCAAACAAGAGTATTGGGCAAGCTACAACATTCC ATTTTACCCGAGTATCTACCAAATGAGTGGGACAGCTGAGATGGCAGCAAAGTATGGGGACTGGTTCGATTGGTATCACTGCCCGAGAGCAAAGATATTCTCTAGGAACCATAGTGACGTGACTGACCTTGACTCTATGGTAGACCTAATGAG GTACAACAACTTCCAACATGACCCTCTCTCAAGCTGCAAGTGTACTCCACCCTACTCCGCTGAAAATGGTATTGCTGCCCGCTCAGATCTGAACCCTGCTGATGGCACGTACCCTCTGCCTGCATTAGGTCACAGAGCTCATGGAGCTATTGATATGAAG GTGACCAATTACAAGATGTTCCAGAGTCATTCATGCATGGCCAGTAGTGGGCCCACGTTTGAGGAGCAGCCTCCCTTCCAGTGGAGCAAGTCAGGATTCACC